A single Numenius arquata chromosome 1, bNumArq3.hap1.1, whole genome shotgun sequence DNA region contains:
- the CFAP97D2 gene encoding uncharacterized protein CFAP97D2 — translation MHRAYQPALPCGNKYLQLKWDKAKYEEHKKRIQAAKPLVDTSAPATYSHLHLKLGKLKLEEDRLSIIKRDNCLLLEKMSCIMRTKGQIDNKNDYKAKR, via the exons ATGCATCGAGCCTACCAGCCAGCCTTACCATGTGGCAACAAATATCTTCAGCTAAAATGGGACAAAGCAAAGTATGAAGAACACAAGAAAAGG ATCCAGGCAGCAAAACCATTAGTGGACACAAGTGCCCCTGCAACATACAGCCACCTTCATCTGAAGTTAGGGAAGCTGAAG TTGGAGGAAGACCGACTTTCCATCATCAAAAGAGACAACTGTTTGCTGCTGGAGAAGATGTCCTGCATCATGAGAACAAAGGGACAGATCGACAACAAAAATGACTATAAGGCCAAAAGGTAA